The window TCATCTAGGAGTTACGTAGTTGAAAATTGAAAATTTCAGTCATTCATGCGCGCAGCGAAGCGGAGTCGCAAAATCCATCTATACTTAGTAGAGATTCTACGTTTTGCGACTACGCGCAGAATGACACGGGCGCTAACGCGCCCTACGCGCAAAATGACAGAAAAAACTCAATCGTGTATAGAGTTACAAATTCAACTACGGTAAGATAACGATCATGTTTCAGATTGTTGATACTATTTCCGATCTGCACAAGATTCTCGCCCTATGGCAAAATCAAACCATTGCTTTTGTGCCAACCATGGGTAACCTCCACGCTGGGCACATGGCGTTGGTTCGACATGCTCGCACCTTAGCTGAACGGGTTGTAGTCAGCATCTTCGTCAATCCTATTCAGTTCGGGCCAGGGGAAGACTACGCTTCCTACCCACGAACTTTAGATCTTGATGCTTTGAAGCTCGCGGCAGAAAAGGTGGACTTACTCTTCACTCCATCTTCCAAGGAAATTTATCCCTCAGAAAAAAAATTAGCGACCACCGTAAACGTGTCCGGATTGAGTGACATCTTGTGCGGAGCAACACGCCCTGGACACTTTAGTGGGGTTGCTACCGTAGTTACTCTCTTGCTTAACCTCATTCAACCACAGGTGGCCATTTTCGGTGAAAAAGATTTTCAACAACTCCTGGTTATTCGACGATTGGTAGCGGATCTTTTTCTGCCAGTAAAAATTGTCGGATATCCGACGGTGCGGGAATCAGATGGACTGGCGATGAGTTCACGTAATGGTTATCTCAACACTCAGGAACGAAAGCAGGCACCGTGTCTTTATCGTGCTTTGCGCAAGATGTGCGACAACTTAGTAACTGAAATGAATGACTATATAAAATTGGAAGATATCTGTTGGAAGGAATTATCCGAGGCCGGTTTTAAACCTGAGTATTGCACGGTGCGTCGCGTTTTGGATTTAGCTGTGCCAAATATTGAAGATCGTCAACTGGTAGTCCTGGCTGCAGCTCGCTTGGGGAAAACACGACTTATCGATAATGTCCAAGTAACGTTATAAGATAATTGGCTTAATGATGATTACATGTTTATTGTTAAACCAAATTATCATCTATGCTCGTGAAGCAGCATTCCATTGTGGGTGTTTTAGCGGAAACTTCGTAACTACGAATAGGTGGCAACTTGGGTTAACTTAAGCATCTTATTAACACTCCCAAGAATAAATTCGTGTGATTCTTGATGACGTTAAAATTCCAGTACGAACGATGTTTGACATCGACCTTGGAAGGCTTAACTGAAATAAAGGCCATATCAAGCAACGTGCGGGTGTCAGCGGCTTTACTACGTTCTGTAGTGTACAGGCTGTAGATACTTTGGCCACCGTGGTGGTTGCATGATCGCCATGGCGGCCATGGCTTTTAAGCACGCTCAAGGTTTTACGCCCAGGACTTCCCCGGGCAACCGCATATCTCAACTTGTTAAAGAGCACCCAAATATTAGCATGAATACAGCGCATCACGAAAAATCAAAAAATTATTTGAAGCGATTCATCTTACTGCTAAACCCAGCCGCTCTCTCGCTATTTTCTGTAAATTATTCTTGCTAGATTGATTAAGGAAAAAGTATAATCATTAGTACCGTTCATCAAAATTCCAGGCAACGGGGTTAGGATTATCCGTAAATTACCTTACGCTTAAATGCCTGACATCCAAAAAAAGCTGGTGTTTTTAGCGGACAGTAATGATTTAGTCTACAAAAAGTGTCTCATTAAATTCATCAATCTAAAACTGATGGGTTTAGTAGAGACTTTATTTAGATATGACAGCGTGGGATTTAGAGAGACTGACATTTTCAATTATAAAATAATTTGAGATGATTACTCTGTTTTTCCCTTATCCGTCCTATCCATCATAGGATAGATGGTTCCAGTATTCCATAGTGGAGAGATCTATGCGCAAAAGGTTACTGATTACTTTTATTGCTTTGGTAAGTATTTTTCCAGTG is drawn from Gammaproteobacteria bacterium and contains these coding sequences:
- the panC gene encoding pantothenate synthetase, with amino-acid sequence MFQIVDTISDLHKILALWQNQTIAFVPTMGNLHAGHMALVRHARTLAERVVVSIFVNPIQFGPGEDYASYPRTLDLDALKLAAEKVDLLFTPSSKEIYPSEKKLATTVNVSGLSDILCGATRPGHFSGVATVVTLLLNLIQPQVAIFGEKDFQQLLVIRRLVADLFLPVKIVGYPTVRESDGLAMSSRNGYLNTQERKQAPCLYRALRKMCDNLVTEMNDYIKLEDICWKELSEAGFKPEYCTVRRVLDLAVPNIEDRQLVVLAAARLGKTRLIDNVQVTL
- a CDS encoding hypothetical protein (Evidence 5 : Unknown function), giving the protein MPDIQKKLVFLADSNDLVYKKCLIKFINLKLMGLVETLFRYDSVGFRETDIFNYKII